Part of the Terriglobales bacterium genome is shown below.
CGGAAGCGTCCAGTCCCAGGGAGCGCAGCACCCCGGCCGAAGCGACCCCGGAGACCAGGATGGCAGCCAGCATGGCGGAGACGATGATGAACAGCAGGTTGTTCCCGGTATTCAAGGCGGCGACGCCGATCACCAGCACCAGCACCATGTAGGCGATGCCCTGGCGGGTGACGTCGTAATCGAAAGCCTCGCGGACGCGGGTAAAGGCAACACGGCGCGCCAGGTAAGGCACGGTAGTAATGCCGACAATGCCGGCCACCAGCAGAGCGGTGGAGGCGAGGATGGCCGTGGCCCACAGGTTGCCCGAACGGCGGGCGGCCGTGGAAAAGATGGCGGCGCCGAAGGCCAGCGACAGGCCCCCCAGGGCGGCGAAAAAGCGTATCCACGCCTCGCGCTCGAAGCCGCCGAAAAGCGTGCTGATCCAATCCCTCACTGCGGGAAGCCTAGCACTTTTCGAGCTCGCTTTTCAGCGCGGGGGGTCGATCTCTGCGCTCGCGATTCGGTGGCGCAACCACAAGACCAGGGCCACGACCACAAACAGAACCAGCACGCCGAGATTGAAGCGCCGGAGGATCCGCATCAATTGGTTCCATTCGCTGCCGAAGAGAAAGCCGACCAGAGAGATCACGGTGACCCAGGTCGCAGCTCCCAGGAAGTTGAACACCGCGAACTGCTTCCAGGGCATCCGCAGGACGCCGGCCATCGGTCCGGCGATGATGCGCATGCCGAAAACGAAGCGGGCAAAGAAAATGGTGACGCTGCCGTAGCGGGCGAACAGGCCCTCGCCGCGGCGAATGGTGCGGTCGGGAATGCGGAAAATGTGCTTGTGGCGCTCCAGCAAGGGCCGGCCGCCGCGATATCCGATGGCGTAGCCGATGTTGTCACCCACCGTGCAGGCGAGGGTGCCGAAGAGGATGATGTAAGGCAGTCGGAGTTCCTGCTCCGAGTAGGCCAGAAAGCTGGCAAACAGGAGAATGGTCTCGCCGGGAACGGGCACACCGGCGTTCTCCAGCAGCAGGGCGACGACGACAGTCCAGTAGCCCCACTCCTGGAAATACCCGCGCAGCAGCTCGAACAACCACTGTGCCATAGCAAGGGCCGCGACAAGAGTACAGGGGAGGGGGTTCGGACGGAAGTATCAACGAGTGAGGAAGTCGATCACGGCGCGATTGAATGCGTCGGGGACCTCCTCGTAGGGCAAGTGCCCCACCCCCTCGAACACGACCAATCCGGCATTCTCAAATCGCTGGCGGAGCACCTCGGCCGAGGCAAAGGGCACCGGACGGTCGCGCGTCCCCCAGACGAGGAGCGTCGGAATCTTGGAGATGCGGGGCAATTCGCGCTGCACCTCATCGAGGTCGTCGATCCAGTGCTCCAGGATGCGGTGCACATACGCAGCCGTGCCGGGCACTTCTGCCGCCGCCGAGTAGCCTTCGAAAGTCCCGGGCGAGATGCGGCGCCGATCGCCGTACATACGCCAGCGTATCCCGTACCAGCGAAGAACTCGGGAACGAACTATCCATGGGAGGGCCAGCCTGCCTGGAAAATGGCTCAGAAAGGGGGCCAGCCAGCGGCCGTAGGGCGACCAGGGATTTGCCGGAGCAGAGAGCACCATGCGTCGGACCCGCCGTGGGTCGAGGGTGGCCAACAGCATGGCCACCGCGCCGCCATGCGACGTGCCCAGCAGGTCGAACTCTCCGATCTTCAACTGGTTGAGGAACCCCTCCAGGCGCTGTGCCTGGGCGCGCAGGGAGTAGTCCACGTCACAGCGCTCGGAGAAGCCCATCCCCAACAGGTCCACGGCGTACACCGTGGCGTGGCGTGCGAGTTCCGCCAGGTTGAAGCGCCAGGAGAACGAATACCCCATGAGACCGTGGAGCAAGAGGAGAGGGCGTCCCTCCCCCGCCGTCAGGTACCGCATGCGGTGGCCGCAGCTCTCGTCCCAAGCTTCGCGCACGCCGGCGGGTAGTGGCGGCGCGGCGGGTTCAGGCGCAGAGGTCACCATCGTCTCGCATTGTAGATTGCGGCCCACCGGCGTGCACTTCGGCAGGCAACCACGACAGCCGCTCACGACTCTAAGTCAGCTGTATCGCCTCTGTCGCTTCTGTTCGGGGGAGCCTCGCGCTCCCCCCTTTTTGAGGGCTGGGA
Proteins encoded:
- a CDS encoding alpha/beta fold hydrolase, coding for MVTSAPEPAAPPLPAGVREAWDESCGHRMRYLTAGEGRPLLLLHGLMGYSFSWRFNLAELARHATVYAVDLLGMGFSERCDVDYSLRAQAQRLEGFLNQLKIGEFDLLGTSHGGAVAMLLATLDPRRVRRMVLSAPANPWSPYGRWLAPFLSHFPGRLALPWIVRSRVLRWYGIRWRMYGDRRRISPGTFEGYSAAAEVPGTAAYVHRILEHWIDDLDEVQRELPRISKIPTLLVWGTRDRPVPFASAEVLRQRFENAGLVVFEGVGHLPYEEVPDAFNRAVIDFLTR
- a CDS encoding DedA family protein, which codes for MAQWLFELLRGYFQEWGYWTVVVALLLENAGVPVPGETILLFASFLAYSEQELRLPYIILFGTLACTVGDNIGYAIGYRGGRPLLERHKHIFRIPDRTIRRGEGLFARYGSVTIFFARFVFGMRIIAGPMAGVLRMPWKQFAVFNFLGAATWVTVISLVGFLFGSEWNQLMRILRRFNLGVLVLFVVVALVLWLRHRIASAEIDPPR